In the genome of Gloeotrichia echinulata CP02, one region contains:
- a CDS encoding Calx-beta domain-containing protein, with protein sequence MSNILNPIYNQLSDFSGLENFWNLFETAFGTQYNHTVAANLRSQWQAGDFSQFPKVEVILSDSLDNANGTYDSSTNKIYLSASFVTTAKPETVNAFLLKEIGNFVDAQVNQSNTSGNKGANFAGVVLGNSLTEEVQSVQPSSDIHNTGCSCSSCALPPVDPKLFNNQQEQLVEAVSATLDLSQTFFLNSLAGANHTIYLDFNGHTTTGTSWNTSKGLTNIFTPAYDFDGNTASFSSAELERIQYIWQRVVEDFSPFNVNVTTQAPTDINDLIKSGTGDTRWGVRVAIGGSSSDWYGSGAGGVAYLNSFNWNSDTPTYVFSDSLYDGEKSTAEAISHEVGHTLGLRHDGLPTQGYYGGHGSGDTGWAPIMGVGYSQNLSQWSKGQYSSANNTEDDLQIITTQNGFGYRVDDTGNTIATAKSLTLSGTSWSGSGIIERNTDIDFYSFSTGAGALNLTVNPFSRGPNLDILAQLYNSAGTLIASSNPTDLLSASITTNVVAGTYYLAIDGVGKGDPLSTGYTDYGSLGQYFINGKIDALTYASFSNSGAISIPISGASNPYPSTINVSGVSGNIANLKVTLTNLNHTWADDIDILLVGPTGAKIILMSDVGGSSDLNNVTFTFDASATAALSDEGQLTSGTYLPTDFESGDTFNSPAPGGTYGTDLSVFNNTNPNGVWSLYVVDDDGGGDSGTITGGWSLSIGTDSSLPFITLALSPASVLENGTTNLVYTFTRSGATTNALTVNYGITGTADSSDYTGATPGTGKTITFAAGSSTATLTIDPTADTTIESDETVALTLATGTGYTIGTTTAVTGTILNDDTSVTLAVAPSSVAEDGTTNLVYTFTRSGFIANALTVNYNVGGTATFNNDYTQIGAASFTATTGTITFAAGSSTATLTIDPTADTTVETDETVALTLATGTGYNIGTTTAVTGTILNDDTSVTLAVTPSSVNEDGTTNLVYTFTRTGFIANALTVNYNVGGTATFNNDYTQIGAASFTATTGTITFAAGATTATLTIDPTADTTVETDETVALTLATGTGYNIGTTTAVTGTILNDDTSVTLAVTPSSVAEDGTTNLVYTFTRSGFIANALTVNYNVGGTATFNNDYTQIGAASFTATTGTITFAAGSSTATLTIDPTADTTVETDETVALTLATGTGYNIGTTTAVTGTILNDDTSVTLAVTPSSVAENGTTNLVYTFTRTGFIANALTVNYNVGGTATFNNDYSQIGAASFTATTGTITFAAGATTATLTIDPTADTTVETDETVALTLATGTGYNIGTTTAVTGTILNDDTSVTLAVTPSSVAEDGTTNLVYTFTRSGFIANALTVNYNVGGTATFNNDYTQIGAASFTATTGTITFAAGATTATLTIDPTADTTVETDETVALTLATGTGYNIGTTTAVTGTILNDDTSVTLAVTPSSVAEDGTTNLVYTFTRSGFIANALTVNYNVGGTATFNNDYTQIGAASFTATTGTITFAAGSSTATLTIDPTADTTVETDETVALTLATGTGYNIGTTTAVTGSILNDDTSVTLAVTPSSVTENGTTNLVYTFTRTGVTTNALTVNYNVGGTATFNNDYTQIGAASFTATTGTITFAAGATTATLTIDPTADTTVETDETVALTLATGTGYNIGTTTAVTGTILNDDTSVTLAVTPSSVAEDGTTNLVYTFTRTGVTTNALTVNYNVGGTATFNNDYTQIGAASFTTTTGTITFAAGSSTATLTIDPTADTTVETDETVALTLATGTGYNIGTTTAVTGSILNDDTSVTLAVTPSSVTENGTTNLVYTFTRTGVTTNALTVNYNVGGTATFNNDYTQIGAASFTATTGTITFAAGSSTATLTIDPTADTTVETDETVALTLATGTGYNIGTTTAVTGSILNDDTSVTLAVAPSSVNEDGTTNLVYTFTRTGFIANALTVNYNVGGTATFNNDYTQIGAASFTATTGTITFAAGATTATLTIDPTADTTVETDETVALTLATGTGYNIGTTTAVTGTILNDDTSVTLAVTPSSVAEDGTTNLVYTFTRTGVTTNALTVNYNVGGTATFNNDYTQIGAASFTTTTGTITFAAGSSTATLTIDPTADTTVETDETVALTLATGTGYNIGTTTAVTGSILNDDTSVTLAVTPSSVTEDGTTNLVYTFTRSGFIANALTVNYNVGGTATFNSDYTQIGAASFTATTGTITFAAGSSTATLTIDPTADTTVETDETVALTLATGTGYNIGTTTAVTGSILNDDVTVTLAIAPSSVAEDGTTNLVYTFTRSGFIANALTVNYNVGGTATFNNDYTQIGAASFTATTGTITFAAGSSTATLTIDPTPDTTYESDETVALTLATGTGYNIGTTTAVTGTILNNDFQPTINLSASQTLVEGNTSPQNASYTVTLSNASSQTITVNYATANGSATAGLDYTSTTGTLTFNPGVTSQVINIPILNDSINEANETFTLTLTSPTNASLGTTTTVTTTLTDTLTASVTTTLPANVENLTLTGTAAINGTGNAGDNILKGNSGNNILSGGDGNDTYVFVATSALGTDTITETTTGGTDTLNFTGTTAAVNVNLGVTTSQTVNSNLKLIFSANNVIENVTGGTGNDRITGNTLNNTLIGGDGNDQLQGLGGDDVLWGGNGNDILTGGTGNDTYLFQSNGVFTSSLGVDYITQFDVGLDNIVLSKTTFNAVTNTVGQALTDFAVVSDDEFVNASDARIVFSQSSGSLFYNQDGNVLGTGTVFEFARLGNPDITLAASNFSLIA encoded by the coding sequence ATGAGTAATATCCTCAATCCGATCTACAACCAACTCAGCGATTTTTCTGGTTTAGAAAACTTTTGGAATCTGTTCGAGACTGCTTTTGGTACGCAATACAATCATACCGTCGCCGCTAATCTCCGTTCTCAATGGCAAGCGGGGGATTTTAGTCAATTTCCCAAAGTTGAAGTTATTCTCAGTGACAGTCTTGACAATGCTAATGGTACTTATGACAGTAGCACTAACAAGATTTATCTATCTGCTAGTTTTGTCACAACTGCAAAACCAGAAACAGTTAATGCGTTTCTGTTAAAGGAAATTGGCAATTTTGTTGATGCTCAGGTTAATCAGAGCAACACGTCTGGGAATAAAGGGGCGAATTTTGCTGGCGTTGTTCTAGGAAATAGTTTAACGGAAGAAGTCCAATCTGTACAGCCTTCAAGCGATATACACAATACAGGGTGTAGTTGCTCATCCTGTGCGCTTCCTCCAGTCGATCCAAAGTTATTCAATAATCAACAGGAACAGTTAGTAGAGGCTGTATCAGCTACTTTAGATTTATCTCAAACTTTCTTCCTCAACAGTTTAGCAGGAGCTAACCACACAATTTATTTAGATTTCAACGGACATACCACCACTGGTACTAGCTGGAACACAAGCAAAGGTCTGACTAACATCTTCACTCCTGCTTACGACTTCGACGGGAATACAGCTTCTTTTAGCTCAGCTGAACTTGAACGAATCCAGTATATCTGGCAGCGCGTTGTTGAGGATTTCAGCCCGTTTAATGTTAATGTCACAACTCAGGCGCCAACAGATATTAATGATTTGATTAAGAGTGGGACTGGTGATACTCGCTGGGGTGTGCGAGTCGCTATCGGCGGTAGCAGTTCCGATTGGTATGGTTCTGGAGCTGGAGGAGTCGCTTATCTTAATTCTTTCAACTGGAATAGTGATACTCCCACCTACGTCTTTAGTGACAGCTTGTATGACGGCGAAAAATCTACGGCTGAAGCTATCTCTCATGAAGTAGGACATACTCTGGGACTCAGACATGACGGACTCCCTACACAGGGATATTACGGAGGACATGGTAGTGGGGATACTGGCTGGGCACCGATTATGGGAGTAGGGTACTCCCAGAACCTATCCCAGTGGAGTAAAGGCCAGTATAGTTCCGCTAACAATACTGAAGATGATTTGCAAATTATTACGACCCAAAATGGGTTTGGCTACCGAGTCGATGATACTGGTAATACAATTGCCACAGCAAAATCACTGACTCTTTCTGGTACGTCTTGGAGTGGTAGTGGCATTATCGAGCGCAATACAGATATTGATTTCTATAGCTTTTCGACGGGTGCTGGTGCGCTTAACTTGACAGTGAATCCCTTCAGTCGCGGACCAAATCTAGACATTTTGGCACAGCTATATAATTCTGCTGGTACCTTAATTGCATCGTCTAATCCCACAGATTTACTCTCTGCAAGTATCACAACAAATGTCGTTGCTGGAACGTATTATTTAGCTATTGATGGGGTGGGAAAAGGAGATCCTCTTTCTACTGGCTACACAGATTACGGCAGTTTGGGGCAGTACTTTATCAATGGTAAAATTGATGCACTTACTTACGCCAGTTTTAGTAACTCCGGTGCTATCTCTATCCCGATTTCCGGAGCCAGCAATCCCTACCCCTCAACCATCAATGTCTCTGGTGTGAGTGGGAATATTGCCAACCTCAAAGTCACCCTCACCAACCTCAACCATACTTGGGCGGATGACATTGATATTCTACTCGTAGGACCGACTGGAGCCAAAATCATCTTAATGTCAGATGTAGGTGGCTCAAGCGACCTCAACAATGTTACTTTCACCTTCGATGCATCAGCAACTGCAGCCTTGTCAGATGAAGGACAACTAACGAGTGGCACCTATCTCCCAACAGATTTTGAATCTGGAGATACTTTTAACTCTCCAGCGCCGGGAGGTACTTACGGGACAGATTTATCCGTATTCAACAATACCAATCCCAATGGTGTTTGGAGTCTCTACGTCGTCGATGATGACGGTGGTGGTGATAGTGGGACAATTACCGGAGGTTGGTCACTTAGCATTGGCACCGACTCAAGTTTACCCTTCATCACGCTGGCCTTATCTCCAGCCAGTGTCCTAGAAAATGGCACAACCAACCTAGTTTACACCTTCACCCGCTCAGGCGCGACAACCAACGCCCTCACCGTCAACTATGGCATCACTGGGACTGCCGATAGTAGCGATTATACAGGTGCAACACCCGGAACAGGCAAAACCATTACCTTTGCTGCAGGTAGTAGCACTGCAACTCTCACCATTGACCCGACAGCAGATACCACCATTGAAAGTGATGAAACCGTTGCTTTAACTTTAGCAACCGGCACTGGTTACACCATTGGGACGACAACCGCTGTCACTGGAACCATTCTCAATGATGATACGAGCGTTACTTTAGCAGTCGCGCCTAGCAGTGTAGCTGAAGACGGCACAACCAACCTAGTTTACACCTTCACCAGAAGCGGTTTCATCGCCAATGCCCTCACCGTAAACTATAATGTAGGCGGAACTGCGACCTTCAACAACGACTACACCCAAATTGGTGCTGCCAGTTTCACAGCCACAACTGGTACAATTACCTTTGCTGCAGGTTCTAGCACTGCAACGCTCACCATTGACCCGACAGCAGACACCACAGTTGAAACTGATGAAACCGTTGCTTTAACTTTAGCAACCGGAACAGGTTACAACATTGGGACGACAACCGCTGTCACTGGAACCATTCTCAATGATGATACGAGCGTTACTTTAGCAGTCACGCCCAGTAGTGTAAATGAAGATGGCACAACCAATCTAGTTTACACCTTCACCCGGACTGGTTTCATCGCCAATGCCCTCACCGTCAACTATAATGTCGGCGGAACTGCGACCTTCAACAACGACTACACCCAAATTGGTGCTGCAAGTTTCACAGCCACAACTGGTACAATTACCTTTGCTGCAGGTGCAACTACAGCCACTTTAACTATTGACCCGACAGCAGACACCACAGTTGAAACTGATGAAACCGTTGCTTTAACTTTAGCAACCGGAACAGGTTACAACATTGGGACGACAACCGCTGTCACTGGAACCATTCTCAATGATGATACGAGCGTTACTTTAGCAGTCACGCCCAGTAGTGTAGCTGAAGACGGCACAACCAACCTAGTTTACACCTTCACCAGAAGCGGTTTCATCGCCAATGCCCTCACCGTAAACTATAATGTAGGCGGAACTGCGACCTTCAACAACGACTACACCCAAATTGGTGCTGCCAGTTTCACAGCCACAACTGGTACAATTACCTTTGCTGCAGGTTCTAGCACTGCAACGCTCACCATTGACCCGACAGCAGACACCACAGTTGAAACTGATGAAACCGTTGCTTTAACTTTAGCAACCGGAACAGGTTACAACATTGGGACGACAACCGCTGTCACTGGAACCATTCTCAATGATGATACGAGCGTTACTTTAGCAGTCACGCCCAGTAGTGTAGCTGAAAATGGCACAACCAACCTAGTTTACACCTTCACCCGGACTGGTTTCATCGCCAATGCTCTCACCGTCAACTATAATGTAGGCGGAACTGCGACCTTCAACAACGACTACAGCCAAATTGGTGCTGCAAGTTTCACAGCCACAACTGGTACAATTACCTTTGCTGCAGGTGCAACTACAGCCACTTTAACTATTGACCCGACAGCAGACACCACAGTTGAAACTGATGAAACCGTTGCTTTAACTTTAGCAACCGGAACAGGTTACAACATTGGGACGACAACCGCTGTCACTGGAACCATTCTCAATGATGATACGAGCGTTACTTTAGCAGTCACGCCCAGTAGTGTAGCTGAAGACGGCACAACCAACCTAGTTTACACCTTCACCAGAAGCGGTTTCATCGCCAATGCCCTCACCGTAAACTATAATGTAGGCGGAACTGCGACCTTCAACAACGACTACACCCAAATTGGTGCTGCCAGTTTCACAGCCACAACTGGTACAATTACCTTTGCTGCAGGTGCAACTACAGCCACTTTAACTATTGACCCGACAGCAGACACCACAGTTGAAACTGATGAAACCGTTGCTTTAACTTTAGCAACCGGAACAGGTTACAACATTGGGACGACAACCGCTGTCACTGGAACCATTCTCAATGATGATACGAGCGTTACTTTAGCAGTCACGCCCAGTAGTGTAGCTGAAGACGGCACAACCAACCTAGTTTACACCTTCACCAGAAGCGGTTTCATCGCCAATGCCCTCACCGTAAACTATAATGTAGGCGGAACTGCGACCTTCAACAACGACTACACCCAAATTGGTGCTGCCAGTTTCACAGCCACAACTGGTACAATTACCTTTGCTGCAGGTTCTAGCACTGCAACGCTCACCATTGACCCGACAGCAGACACCACAGTTGAAACTGATGAAACCGTTGCTTTAACTCTAGCAACTGGAACAGGTTACAACATTGGGACGACAACCGCTGTCACTGGAAGCATTCTCAATGATGATACCAGCGTTACTTTAGCAGTCACGCCCAGTAGTGTAACTGAAAATGGCACAACCAATCTAGTTTACACCTTCACCCGGACTGGTGTCACAACCAATGCTCTGACCGTCAACTATAATGTGGGCGGAACTGCGACCTTCAACAACGACTACACCCAAATTGGTGCTGCAAGTTTCACAGCCACAACTGGTACAATTACCTTTGCTGCAGGTGCAACTACAGCCACTTTAACTATTGACCCGACAGCAGACACCACAGTTGAAACTGATGAAACCGTTGCTTTAACTTTAGCAACCGGAACAGGTTACAACATTGGGACGACAACCGCTGTCACTGGAACCATTCTCAATGATGATACGAGCGTTACTTTAGCAGTCACGCCCAGTAGTGTAGCTGAAGACGGCACAACAAACCTAGTTTACACCTTCACCCGGACTGGTGTCACAACCAATGCCTTAACCGTCAACTATAATGTGGGCGGAACTGCGACCTTCAACAACGACTACACCCAAATTGGTGCTGCAAGTTTCACCACCACAACTGGTACAATTACCTTTGCTGCAGGTTCTAGCACTGCAACGCTCACCATTGACCCGACAGCAGACACCACAGTTGAAACTGATGAAACCGTTGCTTTAACTCTAGCAACTGGAACAGGTTACAACATTGGGACGACAACCGCTGTCACTGGAAGCATTCTCAATGATGATACCAGCGTTACTTTAGCAGTCACGCCTAGCAGTGTAACTGAAAATGGCACAACCAATCTAGTTTACACCTTCACCCGGACTGGTGTCACAACCAATGCTCTGACCGTAAACTATAATGTAGGCGGAACTGCGACCTTCAACAACGACTACACCCAAATTGGTGCTGCCAGTTTCACAGCCACAACTGGTACAATTACCTTTGCTGCAGGTTCTAGCACTGCAACGCTCACCATTGACCCGACAGCAGACACCACAGTTGAAACTGATGAAACCGTTGCTTTAACTCTAGCAACTGGAACAGGTTACAACATTGGGACGACAACCGCTGTCACTGGAAGCATTCTCAATGATGATACCAGCGTTACTTTAGCAGTCGCGCCTAGCAGTGTAAATGAAGATGGCACAACCAATCTAGTTTACACCTTCACCCGGACTGGTTTCATCGCCAATGCCCTCACCGTCAACTATAATGTCGGCGGAACTGCGACCTTCAACAACGACTACACCCAAATTGGTGCTGCAAGTTTCACAGCCACAACTGGTACAATTACCTTTGCTGCAGGTGCAACTACAGCCACTTTAACTATTGACCCGACAGCAGACACCACAGTTGAAACTGATGAAACCGTTGCTTTAACTTTAGCAACCGGAACAGGTTACAACATTGGGACGACAACCGCTGTCACTGGAACCATTCTCAATGATGATACGAGCGTTACTTTAGCAGTCACGCCCAGTAGTGTAGCTGAAGACGGCACAACAAACCTAGTTTACACCTTCACCCGGACTGGTGTCACAACCAATGCCTTAACCGTCAACTATAATGTGGGCGGAACTGCGACCTTCAACAACGACTACACCCAAATTGGTGCTGCAAGTTTCACCACCACAACTGGTACAATTACCTTTGCTGCAGGTTCTAGCACTGCAACGCTCACCATTGACCCGACAGCAGACACCACAGTTGAAACTGATGAAACCGTTGCTTTAACTCTAGCAACTGGAACAGGTTACAACATTGGGACGACAACCGCTGTCACTGGAAGCATTCTCAATGATGATACCAGCGTTACTTTAGCAGTCACGCCTAGCAGTGTAACTGAAGATGGCACAACCAACCTAGTTTACACCTTCACCAGAAGCGGTTTCATCGCCAATGCTCTGACCGTCAACTATAATGTGGGCGGAACTGCGACCTTCAACAGCGACTACACCCAAATTGGTGCTGCCAGTTTCACAGCCACAACTGGTACAATTACCTTTGCTGCAGGTTCTAGCACTGCAACGCTCACCATTGACCCGACAGCAGACACCACAGTTGAAACTGATGAAACCGTTGCTTTAACTCTAGCAACTGGAACAGGTTACAACATTGGGACGACAACCGCTGTCACTGGAAGCATTCTCAATGATGATGTCACAGTTACTTTAGCGATCGCGCCCAGTAGTGTAGCTGAAGACGGCACAACCAACCTAGTTTACACCTTCACCAGAAGCGGTTTCATCGCCAATGCCCTCACCGTAAACTATAATGTAGGCGGAACTGCGACCTTCAACAACGACTACACCCAAATTGGTGCTGCCAGTTTCACAGCCACAACTGGTACAATTACCTTTGCTGCAGGTTCTAGCACTGCAACGCTCACAATTGACCCGACACCAGACACCACATATGAAAGTGATGAAACCGTTGCTTTAACTTTAGCAACCGGAACAGGTTACAACATTGGGACGACAACCGCTGTCACTGGAACCATTCTGAATAATGACTTCCAGCCCACAATTAACCTCAGCGCTAGCCAGACTCTAGTTGAAGGTAACACCAGTCCTCAAAACGCAAGTTATACCGTTACTCTTTCAAACGCAAGTAGCCAAACTATTACCGTTAACTATGCTACTGCTAACGGTTCAGCTACAGCGGGTTTAGACTACACCAGCACAACGGGAACTTTGACTTTCAACCCTGGTGTTACCAGTCAAGTCATCAATATTCCCATTCTCAATGATTCGATTAATGAAGCCAATGAAACCTTTACCCTGACGCTGACATCTCCCACAAATGCTAGCCTGGGAACAACCACAACTGTTACCACAACTCTCACCGATACCCTCACAGCCTCCGTTACCACCACCCTACCCGCCAACGTCGAAAACCTCACGTTAACAGGAACAGCAGCCATTAACGGTACAGGGAATGCAGGAGATAACATCCTCAAAGGTAATAGTGGCAATAACATTCTCTCAGGTGGGGATGGAAATGATACCTATGTTTTCGTAGCTACTAGTGCCTTGGGAACGGATACAATTACAGAAACCACCACAGGTGGTACTGATACTCTTAACTTTACTGGTACTACTGCTGCTGTGAATGTCAATTTGGGTGTGACTACATCACAAACAGTTAACAGTAATCTCAAACTCATTTTCTCTGCCAACAACGTGATCGAAAACGTCACAGGTGGCACAGGCAATGACCGTATCACCGGTAATACCTTGAATAATACCCTAATTGGCGGTGACGGTAATGACCAACTGCAAGGGTTAGGAGGTGATGACGTTCTGTGGGGAGGTAATGGTAATGATATTCTCACAGGTGGCACCGGGAACGATACATATCTGTTCCAAAGTAATGGTGTGTTTACCAGCAGTTTAGGTGTTGATTACATCACCCAGTTTGATGTGGGACTTGACAATATTGTCTTGAGTAAAACCACCTTCAATGCTGTGACTAATACTGTGGGTCAGGCTTTGACTGACTTTGCAGTTGTTAGTGATGATGAATTCGTCAACGCCAGCGATGCGCGGATTGTGTTTAGTCAAAGTAGTGGTAGTTTATT
- a CDS encoding translation initiation factor, with amino-acid sequence MVNDFLQKAKDFLLGSNDTQDQREPEYRDRQVRPASEDPYGDPADPASYGDVRPASEDPYGDPADPASYGDVRPASEDPYGDPADQNFRNVRPASEDPYGDPADQDYRR; translated from the coding sequence ATGGTAAATGACTTTTTGCAAAAGGCGAAGGATTTTCTCTTAGGCTCAAATGACACTCAAGATCAGCGAGAACCCGAATATCGCGATCGCCAAGTACGTCCAGCCAGCGAAGACCCCTACGGCGACCCCGCAGATCCAGCTTCCTACGGCGATGTTCGCCCAGCCAGCGAAGACCCCTACGGCGACCCCGCAGATCCAGCTTCCTACGGCGATGTTCGTCCAGCCAGCGAAGACCCCTACGGCGACCCCGCAGATCAAAATTTCCGTAACGTCCGCCCAGCGAGCGAAGACCCCTACGGCGACCCCGCAGATCAAGATTACCGCCGTTAA
- a CDS encoding iron uptake porin — protein MTKAFWNLVKVSPLVVAATFVAANSALAGEVNEKTTTVAQLSQESNSMAQITSVSQFSDVQPTDWAFQALQSLVERYGCIAGYPNATFRGNRALTRYEFAAGLNACLDRVNELIATASADLVNKQDLTTLQRLQEEFAAELGTLRGQVDALEARTAQLEANQFSTTTKLSGEAIFSVSQAFGDKQAVRSGTPTNNLDSNLTFSNRVRLSFNTSFTGKDQLQTRLQARNIVSNNGTTGTNMTRLGYDGGSSNSVEVDKLNYAFNLSDSIRVKIDATGAELNENVNVFNPDFRSSGSGALSRYGRFSPIYRQAGDGAGITVNFTPQGPLTFSAAYMAPATNNGANGANNPAIDNGLFNGDSTIFGQVAFKPNQALSVAFSYARTYLIDPSRSGSGLFKSTGSSFANNPFITGGVSPTTEANNYGLEASFQASEKLTVSGWAGYTTANALNGTNKGKDADIWYWAASVGLKDFGREGNVLGLVFGQPPKVTGGSIDKAGRDGSTSYHLEGLYKVKLSDNILVTPGVLVIFNPENNDKNDTVYVGTLRTTFTF, from the coding sequence ATGACAAAAGCATTCTGGAATCTTGTAAAGGTCAGTCCACTTGTTGTAGCTGCGACATTTGTAGCTGCTAACAGCGCTTTGGCTGGTGAAGTTAACGAAAAAACAACAACTGTTGCCCAACTGTCTCAAGAGTCTAACAGCATGGCTCAAATTACATCCGTTTCCCAGTTTTCGGATGTACAGCCTACAGATTGGGCATTCCAAGCTTTGCAATCCTTAGTTGAGCGCTATGGCTGTATTGCAGGTTATCCCAACGCCACTTTCCGTGGGAATCGTGCCTTAACCCGTTATGAATTTGCCGCCGGTTTGAATGCGTGTTTAGATCGGGTTAATGAACTAATTGCCACAGCTAGCGCTGATTTGGTTAACAAACAAGACCTAACCACTTTACAGCGTTTACAAGAAGAATTTGCTGCGGAGTTGGGAACCCTGCGCGGTCAAGTTGATGCTCTAGAAGCCCGCACCGCCCAACTGGAAGCGAATCAGTTCTCCACTACAACCAAGTTGTCTGGGGAAGCAATTTTTAGCGTATCTCAGGCTTTTGGCGATAAACAAGCGGTTCGTTCTGGTACTCCAACTAATAACTTGGATTCTAACCTCACTTTCTCTAACCGCGTTCGTTTGAGCTTCAACACCAGCTTCACTGGTAAAGACCAGTTGCAAACTCGTTTGCAAGCTCGGAATATCGTCAGCAACAATGGTACAACTGGTACTAACATGACCCGTTTGGGTTATGACGGTGGTAGTAGTAACAGCGTTGAAGTTGACAAACTCAACTACGCTTTCAACCTGAGCGACTCAATACGTGTCAAGATTGACGCCACTGGTGCTGAGTTGAATGAGAACGTTAACGTTTTCAACCCTGACTTTAGAAGCAGCGGTTCAGGCGCTCTCTCCCGCTACGGACGCTTTAGCCCCATTTATCGCCAAGCAGGTGACGGTGCCGGTATAACCGTTAACTTTACTCCTCAAGGGCCGTTGACATTTAGCGCTGCTTATATGGCTCCCGCAACAAACAACGGTGCTAATGGTGCTAATAATCCTGCAATTGATAATGGCCTTTTCAACGGTGATAGCACCATCTTCGGTCAGGTAGCTTTCAAACCAAACCAAGCTTTAAGCGTTGCTTTTAGCTATGCACGCACTTATCTAATTGACCCAAGTAGAAGTGGTTCTGGCTTGTTTAAAAGCACAGGTAGTAGCTTTGCCAATAATCCCTTTATAACAGGTGGTGTTTCTCCTACAACTGAAGCCAACAACTACGGTCTGGAAGCTAGCTTCCAAGCTAGTGAGAAGTTGACTGTTAGCGGTTGGGCTGGATACACGACTGCTAATGCTTTGAACGGTACCAATAAGGGTAAGGATGCAGATATTTGGTACTGGGCTGCTTCCGTTGGTTTGAAAGATTTTGGTAGAGAAGGTAACGTGTTGGGCTTGGTATTCGGTCAACCACCCAAAGTTACTGGTGGTAGCATAGATAAAGCAGGTAGAGATGGTAGCACTTCTTATCACCTAGAAGGTCTGTATAAGGTGAAGTTATCCGACAATATCCTGGTTACTCCTGGTGTGTTGGTAATCTTCAATCCTGAGAACAACGATAAGAACGACACAGTTTACGTTGGTACTTTGCGTACAACCTTTACTTTCTAA